Sequence from the Pedobacter sp. D749 genome:
CTTAATTGTCTTATCATAAAAGAATTCTGCACCAAAATTCCGCATGTAATTGGTATAGGCCCTAATTCTATAATTGCCCTCGGCCAGTGAATCTGTGAGCTTAAAATCGCCCCAGGTAATTCCACCCATAATGGGTAATTTAACCATTTTTTTTAACGAATCTTTTTCATTAATCAGCTCTACATACAGGATTTTGCTGATGCCCGAAGGAGCCGAAGTCTTGGTATCCACAACATAGGCTTTGAACCAAATATCATCTCCAATGGCATAATAAGGCTTATCTAAATGAAGATGGACTTTTTCCTGAGGATATTTACTCGTATAATCTTCTAGTTTTTGCAAAAGCTGACTAAATGGATCATCATCCATTTTGAATGCGCCAAAAATAATAAGCAGAGATAGAAAACTGATTGCGAGAGTAATTTTGAGTTTCATGTGGTTATTAACAAATAAATACGTGTCAAGGTACAAAACCTAAGGCATACTTTTATGAAGTTAGCATGAAATTTAGCCTGACTTCTAAGCTTTTAGTTAACCGCTATAAAACGCTTAATTATAAATATACAGGATTAGAATCAATATCATAAGTTAAGAATTTTTAACCACAGATGCGCACAGATAAACACGGATTTTCATTATTTTATGCAGCCTTTCTATCTGTGGTTAAATCATTTTTGCTTGTGCCGAATGGCTTAACTTAATGACATTGGGTACGAGAGGCATTATAAGCTGCCCCATTTTTATGAAAAGATATCCTTGCACATTAAGTGATTTGGAAATGAGGGGTTCCGAGCGTTTGGCAGCATCAGCCCCGCTTTACGCTTTACTCCGCTGCGCTCCGTGCTCGCTTTAATCGGGTTTAGGAACGATGTTTAGTGCCTTGAGAACAGACTGCGAATCATAAACCCGACAGCAGCGGCGGCTCCCGATCCTTCTATCGGGACCACAGCGAATGGCGGAGCTTTCGGTACCGATGGATGCAGGACCCTGCTTTTCAAAAAAATATCAATGATTTTTCTGCTGTTTGGTGAGCCACTAAACATGGAATCAGATTAGAAAAAAAATCTGGAGTTACCAGCGTCAATCAGGTTTAGATAGGCTAGGTTTTTGCAACTATGCTAGGTTGAGCGGTGTGCCAGAAAAACTTACGAAGTTGACCCCGGCTTAGGCTAAGCGAAACTTCGTAAGTTTAAAACAAAAAAAGGCGTTTTGCAATGCTGCAAAACGCCTTTTATAAAATTTATTTGATTGATTATATGCCGAAAGCAGCTTTAACCTGATCTACGTAATCTAATTTCTCCCAAGTAAATAAATCAACCGTAACCGTTTTTTCTTCACCGTTTGGTGTTCTGAATGTTTTGGTAACCGTTTCTGGTGTACGGCCCATGTGTCCGTAAGCAGCAGTTTCGCTGTAAATTGGGTTTCTTAACTTTAAACGTTGCTCAATAAAATAAGGACGCATATCAAAAATTGATTCAACAATTTTAGCAATCTCGCCATCAGTTTTACCTACTTTACCTGTTCCGTAAGTATTAATGTAAATACCCATTGGTTTTGCAACACCGATAGCGTAAGATACCTGAACCAAAATTTCGTCAGCAATGCCGGCAGCTACTAAGTTTTTAGCGATGTGACGGGTAGCATAAGCTGCACTTCTATCTACTTTACTTGGATCTTTACCAGAAAAAGCGCCACCACCGTGAGCACCTTTACCACCATAAGTATCAACAATAATTTTTCTGCCGGTTAAACCTGTATCGCCATGCGGACCACCGATTACAAATTTACCGGTTGGATTAATGTGGTATTCAATTTTGTCGTTAAATAAATGTGCGTAAGCAGGATTGCTTTTGATGATTCTTGGAATCAGGATGTTTACCAGATCAGTTTTGATTTTGGCCAACATTGCGGCTTCTTCATCAAAATCATCATGCTGTGTAGAAATTACAATGGCATCGATGCGAACTGGTTTATTGTGATCATCGTATTCTAAAGTAACCTGGCTTTTCGCATCCGGGCGTAAATAAGTGATTTCGTTATTTTCGCGGCGTAAAACTGCCAGTTCCTGTAATAATTTATGAGAAAGGTTTAATGCCAGTGGCATGTAATCTTCCGTTTCGTTGGTTGCATAACCAAACATCATGCCCTGATCGCCTGCACCTTGTTCCTCTTTGCTGCTTCTGTCTACACCCTGGTTAATGTCTTGCGACTGCTCATGGATGGCCGATAAAATGCCGCATGAGTTGGCCTCGAACATGTATTCGCTTTTGGTGTAACCAATTTTCTTGATTACATCACGTGCAATCTGCTGTACATCTAAATATGTTTTAGATTTTACCTCACCTGCTAAAATAACCTGACCAGTAGTTACCAAAGTTTCGCAAGCTACTTTTGATTCTGGATCGAAAGCCAAAAAATTATCAATTAACGCATCCGAAATTTGATCGGCGATTTTATCTGGGTGACCTTCAGAAACAGATTCTGATGTAAATAAATATGACATTTATTAAATAATTAATTATGAGTAAACAAATTTATAATTGCCAAACCCCTTGAAAACAGGTGTTGAAATGATTGAAAGGAGGCATTAGCAATTTTTTTAAGTGGTTGCAATCCGGTCCCGTGGTATCGGGATAGCAAATCAATCCACTTTTTACTGGCGCAAAATTAGCATATTTTCTTTATTTCAAAAATTATAGATTATTTTGTGCACTCAATCTTACACTTTGCACACAAAGATCAATATCCTCTTTATCATAAACCCCATCTCTGGTGGGAGGGGAAAACTGCGTATTCCAGATTTTATCGACAAATACCTGGATAAGGAAAAGTTTAGTCCCAATTTCGTTTTTAGCGAATATGTTGGTCATGCCGGCGAGCTGGCAGACGAAGCGTCTATCAAAAATTTCGATGTAATTATTGCTGCAGGTGGCGATGGCACCATAAATGAGGTCGCTACAAAAGTGTTAAAGCATAATAAAATTTTAGGGATTTTGCCACTGGGGTCAGGTAATGGCCTTGCCCGCTTTTTAAATATTTCCAAAAACTTAAGGTATGCGCTGTCTATTATCAATAATTTTAAGATTGATGAAATTGATACGGCCGAGTTTAACAAAAAATGTTTTTTTAATCTGGCTGGAATGGGATTTGATGCCCACTTGAGTTCTGTTTTTTCGAAAGATAAAAAACGCGGATTATCAGGTTATGTAAAACTGGGTTTTAAAGAGGTTTTTAACTACAAGGCGCAAACTTATCAGCTGAATATCGACGGTACAACATATACCAGAAAAGCCTTCGCCATCAGTATTGCCAATTCTTCACAGTATGGAAACGATGTTTATATTGCACCAAATGCTTCGGTAAAAGACGGGTTGCTGGATGTTTGCATTATCAAACCATTCCCGATAATAAAATTGCCTGTTTTAGGTTATGTAATGTTAAGGGGCAAAGCAGAAAGTTCCGGTATGATTGAAATTATTAAAGGAAAAAATATTAAAATTATAAGGGAAACGGCAGGAGCGGTGCACGTAGATGGCGAGCCATTGGAGATGGGCGTTGTAATCGAAGCAGTTATTAACCCACTCTCGTTAAAAGTGATTGTTCCTTGAGTATAGCGCTAAGCGTAAAGCGGTTGGCGGAGATAATTGATCGGTTATTAAGCCATGGACTATCAACCATTGACCAATTTAGAGTTGAGCGTTTGGGGTTTGGAGTCGGGCGTCAATTAACCAATTAACGCAATAAACTAACTCTCATCCATTTTACATCTCCCACATTACATTATAAGCATGAAACCAAAGAAAAACAGTTTAAGCGATCTTGGCGGAATTATGTATTCTACCAATCCCGAATTCGAATACGAAGAAGAAGTTGATGATACCGTTACCTCGCCGAATAACCAGCAGGATTTAAGGGTAATGCTTGATAAAAAGAATCGTGGCGGTAAAGCCGTAACGTTGATTACAGGTTTCAGGGGCCGCTCAGAAGATTTAGAAGTATTGGGCAAAATGCTGAAGACCAAATGTGGCGTAGGCGGTTCTGTTAAAGATGGTGAAATTATGATTCAGGGGGATGTGCGCGATAAAGTGATGGGTATTCTGCAAAAAGATGGCTATAAAGTGAAAAAGGCAGGAGGATAATTGAAAAAGCTGTCATCCTGAGTGAAACGAAGAATCTTTTCTTGTTCATCGCGAGGCATAAAAGATTGCTTCCCCAAAAAGTTGGAATTTCTCTTCGCAACTGCGAGGCACGAAGCAATCTTGAAGCACTCGCGCGTAAGCGGTCGTTTTAAGATTACTTCCTCGTTCCTCCTCGCAACGACGAATCTTTGTTTTTAAACCTTACATTTTTGTACTTTTGCGGCTATGTCAGTTATTAAACCCTCATTAGCAAAAGGAACCCGCGATTTTACTCCGGTTGAAATGGTAAAACGCAACTTTATTTATGATACTATTAAAACGGTTTTCAGGAAATACGGTTATGCTGAAATCCAGACGCCGAGTTTTGAAAATCTTTCTACCCTAACCGGAAAGTATGGCGATGAAGGTGATAAACTGATTTTTAAAATTTTAAATAGCGGCGAATTTCTTAAAGATCCAAAAAAGAAATCGTTCGATTTTGCTGAAGAAGATAATAGCAATAAATTAATCCCTTTAATTTCAGAAAAAGCCTTACGTTACGATTTAACTGTACCTTTTGCACGTTATGTGGTAATGCACCAGCACGAAATCACCTTGCCTTTTAAACGTTTTCAGGTACAACCCGTTTGGCGTGCCGATCGTCCGCAAAAAGGTAGATACCGCGAATTTTATCAGTGTGATGTGGATGTGGTGGGATCAGAAAGTTTACTGAATGAAGCTGAATTTATTTTGATTTACAATGAAGCCTTAAGCAAATTGGGGCTAAAAGATTTCAGCATAAAAATTAATAACCGGAAAATTTTATCGGGTATTGCCGAGGTCATTGGTAAACCTGATTTAATTATTGATATGACAGTTGCCATCGATAAACTGGATAAAATCGGTTTAGATGGTGTAAGTAAAGAATTGCTAGAACGTGGTTTTACTGAAGCCGATTTGGAAAAACTCCGTCCGGTGATTTTATTGGAAGGTACCAATGAAGAAAAATTGGCCAGTCTGAAAGAAGTTTTAGCACAATCTGAAACCGGTTTAAAAGGTATTGCTGAAATTGAACAGGTTTTTGAATATGTAGAAAGCCTGATTGCTTATGGCTTGCCGTTAGTTGCCAAATTAGAACTCGATATTACTTTGGCACGTGGCTTAAATTATTATACAGGCTGTATTTTCGAGGTTAAAACCAACGAAGTGGCCATGGGTAGTATTGGGGGCGGCGGCCGTTATGATGATTTAACAGGTATGTTCGGTTTAAAAGATCTAACCGGCGTGGGTGTTTCTTTTGGTGCCGACCGTATTTATGATGTATTGGAAGAACTTAACCTGTTTCCTGCCTCAGCAGAAGTTGGAACCAAAGTATTGATCAGTAATTTCGATGCAGAAGCTGAAAAATATGCTTTGCCGATTGTGCAACAATTTAGAAATGCCGGTATAGCTGCAGAGTTATACCCAAGTTCGGCGAAATTGAAGAAACAAATGGCTTATGCCGATGCAAAAAAAATCCCTTATGTAATATTAATCGGAGGCGATGAAATTGCCAGTGGCGAACTTACATTGAAAGATATGCAAAGCGGTGAGCAGAAAAAACTAACTGTTTTAGGTATACTGGAGTTGTTGAAATAGAAGTTTAATTAACCACAGAGATCGCTGAGTTTTCACATAGTAAACGGAGGCTATTGGCTATCCCTAACTGGAAACAACTCAGTGACCTCTGTGCCGTTTCTCTGTTGCCTCTGTGGTTAATTCATCGTCCAACCCGCAATAAAATCGGGAAATGAACATCTTTCTCTGCATCGTCACCCCAGGCTTCTTTTAGCTCGGTAAACAGGTACTCGAGTGGATTGCGATCATTGGCTTTTTTGTAATGCTGCAAGGAAGACCAGGTATTTAAATAGCCAATTAACTGGTTAAAACTCCATGTGGTTTTGATCTGAAAATGTGGTGCAATTATTTCTTCAAAAGGAAATGGAATGGTTTTATAACCTTCTTCAATATAGCGACGTTCATTATCCCAGTATTTGCCTAATATATCTTCATAAAGTTTATGGATAACCTTATCTACTTTTTTATCGATAGACATAATCCCATAACCAATTACTGCAAAAAGTCCGCCTAGTTTTAGTGTTCTCTTTACTTCTGCGTAAAATGCTTCAAAATTAAACCAGTGGATGGCCTGTGCTACTGTAATCAGATCAAAACTATCATTACCAACCGATATTTGTTCTGCTGGTTCAACTTTGTAAGTGATATTTGGCAACTGTAAAGCATTTTTTAATTGATTTTCGCTAATGTCTGTTGCATAAACCGATCCGAAATGCTGAGCCAACACCCGAGCAACCTGGCCATTCCCTGTAGCACAGTCCCAGGCAGTTTCTTTGTTTTTTAGCAGACTAAAAAGATAATCGTACAATTCCGGCGGATAAGTTGGTCGGTATATGGCGTAATCGGCAGATTGGGTAGAAAAGTTATCTTTCATTTTTATTAATGATTGAATGTTGAATGGCGGAAGGAGTAAATGTAATCGCGATGAAAATAACTCCGCTCTTTCTTTATAAAATTATTATATTTTTGATTAACAACTGGGGTTAATTTAAGTTTCATATTGGGTTATTGAATCATTCATTCAATCACTTACTCATTCTCTCATTCAATATTATACTATGGAAAAAACAGGACAAAAAGACGAAATCAAGGACGTAGAATACCGGCTGAAATCTATTTTTGGTGGTTCGGTTGGCAATCTTGTTGAGTGGTACGATTGGTACACCTATTCTGCTTTTGCACTTTATTTTTCTCCGGCTTTTTTTCCGAATAGCAATCCAACGGCCCAGTTATTGAATACTGCAGGCATTTTTGCCGTGGGATTTTTAATGCGCCCTATTGGAGGTTGGTTATTTGGTAGCATTGCTGATAAATTAGGCAGAAAACGCGCGATGACACTTTCTGTGTTAATAATGGCGATAGGTTCGTTGATTATCGGTTTAACCCCAGGTTACAAACGAATCGGTATAGCCGCTCCACTGTTGCTTGTATTTGCAAGATTGATACAGGGCTTGAGTACCGGTGGCGAATATGGAACCTCTGCTACTTATCTAAGCGAAATGGCCACCAAAAAGCACCGTGGCTTTTATTCAAGTTTTCAGTACGTAACCTTGATTGGCGGACAATTATTAGCTTTAGGGATTCAGCTGATCTTGCAGAACTGGTTACTTACTCCTGCCCAGTTACACAGTTGGGGTTGGCGCATTCCTTTTTTTATTGGTGCTGTACTCTCTTTTATTGCGTTATATCTGCGTAGACATATCAATGAAACGGCAGCCTTTAAAAGTAAAAATTCAGAAGACAAAAAAGGAGGCATCGCTGTACTATTGAAATATCCGAAAGAGATTTTTACGGTTGTAGGTTTAACTTTGGGCGGTACAATTGCCTTTTACACATTTAGTACCTATATGCAAAAATTTTTGGTGAATACGGTTCACCTCAGTAAAGAGACCTCTACAACGTTATCATTCATTTCGTTGCTGGTTTTTGCCATTATGCAGCCTTTGTTTGGTTTGTTATCTGATAAAATCGGTAGAAAGCCCTTGTTAATCGGTTTTGGGGTATTGGGCACTTTATGTACCTATCCAATTTTAACAGGCTTAGCAGGCGAAACCAATACCACAATTATTTTTTTATTGATGATCGGTGCCTTGATTATTGTAAGTGGCTATACAAGTATCAATGCTGTGGTTAAAGCCGAGCTGTTCCCTGCTGAAATCAGGGCTTTGGGTGTGGGTTTGCCTTATGCTTTAACCGTTGCTATTTTCGGTGGCACGGCAGAATACTTTGCGCTTTGGTTTAAAAATATCGGTCACGAAAACTACTTCTACTGGTATGTAACCGGATGTATTTTGATTTCGCTGGTTTTGTATACGACTATGAAAGATACGAAGCACCACTCGAAGATAGAGGATTAGATTTTTTGTGCTATCTGTCGTCATTTCGAGCGGAGTGCAACGCAGCCGAGAAATCTAGCTGGATAGATCTCTCCTAAATAGTCCTCGTTTGTAACCATAGCCGTTAACTTAATTTTTAAAAGTAGATTTAAAATTAGTAAAAAGACAGGGCTTCGCCATTGTGCGAAGCAATTAGATTTTTCCCATATTTGTTTTTTTAGTTAAAAGGCGGCTAGTTCTTGGTGGAAATGCCGCCTTTTTCTATATTAAAAATACTATTTTTTTTAAAATAATGTTCCTTTTCTTAGGGAAAAAGCGCATTATTTCTATCACCGGATATTATTTCCGGAAGCTCACTGAATATTCTTTCACCAGAGCTGGACCGCCTGCTTGATACTGATAAAGTAAGGGCTACCGCACGCAGTGCAGGTTTCATGAAACGGTCTTCGAAGCTTGCCCCTGAACATTTCCTGGAATGCCTGATGTTCGCTGATCAGGAACATGGGCAGCTCAGCCTCCAGGATTCATGTGATGACATGGTGCTCCATAACGGTATCCGCGTGAGCAAGGTTGCACTGCATAAACGCTTTAACCAGAGCAGTGTGGAATTTGTCCGGGCTGTTCTTTCCGATCAGATGCAGGCCAGGATGGATTTTGTTGACGCCAGGGACTGGTCAGCCTTTTCTGCAGTTATCATCGCTGACTCCTGTAAATTCCATCTTCCAAAGGGGGCTTTCAGAAGCCTATCCACCCATGGGGCGTTTTGCAGCAGGGAATTCACTTATGAATATCCAGTATGCATTTGATATAAAGAGTGGCTGCTGGAAAACCCTTGATTTCACAAGGGCAACAGAGAACGACCAAAGATATTCGGGCGTACACATTGACCGTATAGGCAAGGGTGAACTGCACATCAGGGACCTGGGGTATGTTACCCAGGGCTATCTGTCGGGGATTGTTGAGCGGCAGGCTTATTTCCTAAACAGACTACATCCTTCCTGTAGGCCCTTGGAAGGAGAAACGGGACAGTACATCGACTGGGCAGAAAAATACCGGGCCATGGTCACTGCAGGACAGAACATAAGTGAGCTTGGTGTAACCATTGGTAAGGGTAATGAAACGGTAAAATGTAGGTTGGTAGCCGTACCTGTACCCCGGGCAGTATGGGAAGAACGGATTAGAAAAGCGAACGTCCAGGCAAAAAGACAAGGTTATGCACTAACTGATGAGTACAAAAACAGGGCAAGGTTCAGTCTGTTTATAACCAATGTTGGAAAAGATAAGCTGGGGACCGAAATGGTGGCGGAACTATACCGTTTGAGATGGCAGATAGAGCTTATGTTCAAGAACTGGAAATCACTTTTCGGGATCCATAAAGTAAAAGCGGTGAAGAAAGCCCGTGTTGAATGTCAGCTTCTCGCTAAATTGCTCAGGATAGTAATAAACTGGAAAATATACAGGTGTGTCGATTCTATAGCCGTTCAGAAGTTTAAAAACCAAGCCTGCTCAACATGGAAAGTCTTCAAGCACCTTAGAACAATCACAGAAGTCATCAGGAGAATGGCAAGAAAAGAAATTAGTGTCTTAAAATGGTATGATGAATACGTATGCCCAATAATCAAATCACTTCTATTAGAACCTAAAAAAGGCAAAAAGCCAGCATTCCAAACGTTAAATGATATATTTAGAGCTTAAGTTAACGGCTATGGTTGAAAACGAGGACAATGAAAGTTTTATGCACATAACTAAGATGATCTCAGGTGACTAAGATGGTGAATAAAAATGAACAGCTTTAATAAATGAAAACTACAAATAATTACTCACCTCAATTAAATTCATATCCGGATCGCGCAAATAAATAGAAATAATTTTACCATTTGCTCCCGTCCGTTCTACAGGCCCTTCTTCAACCTCGATACATTTTTCTTTCAGTTCATGCATCACCTCAGGAAGTGGAAAATCGGTAATAAAACATAAATCGGCCGTACCCGGCATCGGTTTAAATGCTTTTGGCTCAAACTCACTTCCATATTGGTGAAGATTGATTTTTGATTACCAAACTTCAGCGCTTTTCGGTTTTTACCAAAGTCAATAATTTCCATTCCCAAGGCAAGACTGTAAAACCTGCAGGTACTTTCTAAATTAGCAACCGTAAGTACAAGATGGTCTAAGTTTTTAATGTTCATAGTAATAAATTAGAACTAAAGCACTTGTCCTTTTGTTTTAGCTAAACCATCATTTAGGGTTTATGTATTCGATATTTGGTTAGTAAATTATCGACAAACAAAATACTCAATTTTTATATATTTACCATTATGCAAAACCTGCCTCCTTTAGCCGAACGTATGCGCCCACAAAATCTCGATGAATATGTTGGGCAAAAACATCTAGTAGGAGTTGGAGCGGTGTTACGCAAAGCGATCGAAAGCAGTCAGCTGCCATCCATGATTTTTTGGGGACCTCCGGGAGTAGGAAAAACTACTTTAGCCTATATCATTTCGCAGGCATTAGACCGACCCTTTTTTAATTTGAGTGCCATTAACAGTGGCGTGAAAGATATCCGAGAGGTAATCGATCGGGCTGCGCAGCTAAAAGATAGCTTTCTGGGTTTGCCCATTTTGTTTATTGATGAGATCCATCGGTTTAGCAAATCGCAACAGGATAGTTTGTTGGGCGCAGTTGAACGGGGTTTGGTTACTTTAATCGGTGCAACAACTGAAAATCCATCATTCGAGGTTATTTCCGCTTTGCTTTCCCGTTGTCAGGTTTACATTTTAAAATCACTCACAGAAGAGGAATTAGTCGGTTTGTTGCAAACAGCCATTAAAAAAGATGCTGTTCTTGCCGAGAAAAAAATCACGATAAAAGAGCATGAGGCCTTAATCCGGTTATCTGGTGGTGATGCACGAAAGCTCTTAAACGTACTAGAAATTGCCATCAATGGCATCGGTGGAAATAAAATCGTGCTCACTAATGAGAATGTGCTGGCCCATGCACAACAAAACCTCGCGCTGTATGATAAAGCAGGAGAACAGCATTACGATATCATTTCTGCATTTATTAAATCAATCCGTGGTAGCGACCCCAACGCTGCGGTTTACTGGTTAGCCAGGATGATTGAAGGTGGAGAAGATCCTTTATTTATTGCCCGCAGGTTATTAATCTTATCTTCAGAAGATATCGGCAATGCTAATCCGAATGCACTTTTGTTAGCCAATAATTGTTTTACGGCGGTTAATGTTATCGGATACCCGGAGGCAAGGATTATCTTATCACAATGTGTAACCTATCTGGCCAGTTCTCCAAAAAGCAATGCCTCTTATGAGGCCATTAACAAAGCGCAGGCTTTGGTTAAACAGACCGGGAATCTACCTGTACCTTTACATATCCGCAATGCACCGACCAAACTGATGAAAAATATCGGTTACGGGAAAGATTATCAGTATTCGCATGGATACGAAGGTAATTTTTCACCCCAGGAATATTTTCCGGAAGAATTAAGCGGCACAAAACTCTATGATCCGGGTAAAAATGCTGCGGAAGAGAAACTGCGCGAAAAGCTAAGGCAAAATTGGAAAGACAAATACAAATATTAGTGTAACATTTTTTCCCAAATGCATACTAATTAGGTATATTGACTAAAAATCAAATACCTAAACTAAATATGTTGAGTACTTTTTTAAGCCATCAAAGAAAATCTTTCTGGCGTTCGCGGAACAGAGGCAGTAGTATTGCTGGCCAGATTGTTTTGGGTTTCTTTATGTTATACTTTCTGGCTATTGCCGTTGGCGTAGGCTTTGGAATGTCTCATTTCCTGCCAAAAATTTTCCCAAACAAAGAGGTCATCTCCAGTTTTAACGGCATTATCCTTTATTATTTTGCATTCGATTTTATCATGCGCCTGCAGTTTCAGGAGCTGCCAACCTTAAGTATTATTCCTTATCTGCATTTGAGGATTTCGAGAAGCAAAATCATCAGTTTTTTAA
This genomic interval carries:
- the metK gene encoding methionine adenosyltransferase: MSYLFTSESVSEGHPDKIADQISDALIDNFLAFDPESKVACETLVTTGQVILAGEVKSKTYLDVQQIARDVIKKIGYTKSEYMFEANSCGILSAIHEQSQDINQGVDRSSKEEQGAGDQGMMFGYATNETEDYMPLALNLSHKLLQELAVLRRENNEITYLRPDAKSQVTLEYDDHNKPVRIDAIVISTQHDDFDEEAAMLAKIKTDLVNILIPRIIKSNPAYAHLFNDKIEYHINPTGKFVIGGPHGDTGLTGRKIIVDTYGGKGAHGGGAFSGKDPSKVDRSAAYATRHIAKNLVAAGIADEILVQVSYAIGVAKPMGIYINTYGTGKVGKTDGEIAKIVESIFDMRPYFIEQRLKLRNPIYSETAAYGHMGRTPETVTKTFRTPNGEEKTVTVDLFTWEKLDYVDQVKAAFGI
- a CDS encoding diacylglycerol kinase family protein, which encodes MHTKINILFIINPISGGRGKLRIPDFIDKYLDKEKFSPNFVFSEYVGHAGELADEASIKNFDVIIAAGGDGTINEVATKVLKHNKILGILPLGSGNGLARFLNISKNLRYALSIINNFKIDEIDTAEFNKKCFFNLAGMGFDAHLSSVFSKDKKRGLSGYVKLGFKEVFNYKAQTYQLNIDGTTYTRKAFAISIANSSQYGNDVYIAPNASVKDGLLDVCIIKPFPIIKLPVLGYVMLRGKAESSGMIEIIKGKNIKIIRETAGAVHVDGEPLEMGVVIEAVINPLSLKVIVP
- a CDS encoding translation initiation factor; protein product: MKPKKNSLSDLGGIMYSTNPEFEYEEEVDDTVTSPNNQQDLRVMLDKKNRGGKAVTLITGFRGRSEDLEVLGKMLKTKCGVGGSVKDGEIMIQGDVRDKVMGILQKDGYKVKKAGG
- the hisS gene encoding histidine--tRNA ligase, producing MSVIKPSLAKGTRDFTPVEMVKRNFIYDTIKTVFRKYGYAEIQTPSFENLSTLTGKYGDEGDKLIFKILNSGEFLKDPKKKSFDFAEEDNSNKLIPLISEKALRYDLTVPFARYVVMHQHEITLPFKRFQVQPVWRADRPQKGRYREFYQCDVDVVGSESLLNEAEFILIYNEALSKLGLKDFSIKINNRKILSGIAEVIGKPDLIIDMTVAIDKLDKIGLDGVSKELLERGFTEADLEKLRPVILLEGTNEEKLASLKEVLAQSETGLKGIAEIEQVFEYVESLIAYGLPLVAKLELDITLARGLNYYTGCIFEVKTNEVAMGSIGGGGRYDDLTGMFGLKDLTGVGVSFGADRIYDVLEELNLFPASAEVGTKVLISNFDAEAEKYALPIVQQFRNAGIAAELYPSSAKLKKQMAYADAKKIPYVILIGGDEIASGELTLKDMQSGEQKKLTVLGILELLK
- a CDS encoding class I SAM-dependent methyltransferase; this translates as MKDNFSTQSADYAIYRPTYPPELYDYLFSLLKNKETAWDCATGNGQVARVLAQHFGSVYATDISENQLKNALQLPNITYKVEPAEQISVGNDSFDLITVAQAIHWFNFEAFYAEVKRTLKLGGLFAVIGYGIMSIDKKVDKVIHKLYEDILGKYWDNERRYIEEGYKTIPFPFEEIIAPHFQIKTTWSFNQLIGYLNTWSSLQHYKKANDRNPLEYLFTELKEAWGDDAEKDVHFPILLRVGR
- a CDS encoding MFS transporter, with protein sequence MEKTGQKDEIKDVEYRLKSIFGGSVGNLVEWYDWYTYSAFALYFSPAFFPNSNPTAQLLNTAGIFAVGFLMRPIGGWLFGSIADKLGRKRAMTLSVLIMAIGSLIIGLTPGYKRIGIAAPLLLVFARLIQGLSTGGEYGTSATYLSEMATKKHRGFYSSFQYVTLIGGQLLALGIQLILQNWLLTPAQLHSWGWRIPFFIGAVLSFIALYLRRHINETAAFKSKNSEDKKGGIAVLLKYPKEIFTVVGLTLGGTIAFYTFSTYMQKFLVNTVHLSKETSTTLSFISLLVFAIMQPLFGLLSDKIGRKPLLIGFGVLGTLCTYPILTGLAGETNTTIIFLLMIGALIIVSGYTSINAVVKAELFPAEIRALGVGLPYALTVAIFGGTAEYFALWFKNIGHENYFYWYVTGCILISLVLYTTMKDTKHHSKIED
- a CDS encoding IS4 family transposase, with product MGRFAAGNSLMNIQYAFDIKSGCWKTLDFTRATENDQRYSGVHIDRIGKGELHIRDLGYVTQGYLSGIVERQAYFLNRLHPSCRPLEGETGQYIDWAEKYRAMVTAGQNISELGVTIGKGNETVKCRLVAVPVPRAVWEERIRKANVQAKRQGYALTDEYKNRARFSLFITNVGKDKLGTEMVAELYRLRWQIELMFKNWKSLFGIHKVKAVKKARVECQLLAKLLRIVINWKIYRCVDSIAVQKFKNQACSTWKVFKHLRTITEVIRRMARKEISVLKWYDEYVCPIIKSLLLEPKKGKKPAFQTLNDIFRA
- a CDS encoding VOC family protein, which translates into the protein MNIKNLDHLVLTVANLESTCRFYSLALGMEIIDFGKNRKALKFGNQKSIFTNMEVSLSQKHLNRCRVRPIYVLLPIFHFLR
- a CDS encoding replication-associated recombination protein A; translated protein: MQNLPPLAERMRPQNLDEYVGQKHLVGVGAVLRKAIESSQLPSMIFWGPPGVGKTTLAYIISQALDRPFFNLSAINSGVKDIREVIDRAAQLKDSFLGLPILFIDEIHRFSKSQQDSLLGAVERGLVTLIGATTENPSFEVISALLSRCQVYILKSLTEEELVGLLQTAIKKDAVLAEKKITIKEHEALIRLSGGDARKLLNVLEIAINGIGGNKIVLTNENVLAHAQQNLALYDKAGEQHYDIISAFIKSIRGSDPNAAVYWLARMIEGGEDPLFIARRLLILSSEDIGNANPNALLLANNCFTAVNVIGYPEARIILSQCVTYLASSPKSNASYEAINKAQALVKQTGNLPVPLHIRNAPTKLMKNIGYGKDYQYSHGYEGNFSPQEYFPEELSGTKLYDPGKNAAEEKLREKLRQNWKDKYKY